The DNA segment AGAAGGCGTAGACAAAGTGAATAGGGCTGTCGCACACTAAGCGCAGTTTTTAGGTTTTCTGGCGGGGGGCCGGAGAAAGATGCCGGTGTGGTTCTTCGGAGCCATGCCGGCATCGCTTTTGTGGCGGGAGCTGATCTCGAAACGTCCGGCGTCGTTTAGCGAACGACTGAAAGCCTATCGGCGCTTCCGATGCGCCTGCACACCCGCCAGGAAGATTGCTATACAATGACGCAGATGCCGCAGCCGGGTTTCGCGGTCTGGCCAGTCGTTCAGCTTGCCGGGATGCGAAATCATCGCGCCGAAGATCATGTTCATCAGCATGCGCGCGCCGCTTGCGGCATCGGCAATCTCGATCAGGCCGCGTTTCTGCTGCAGGCGGAGCCAATCGGCCAGCATCTGCCGCGACTGTTCGGCACCGTAGGTGCGCAGCAGCGACGCCATTTCGGGAAACCGCTGCGCTTCGTTCACGGCAAAGTGAATGAAGGCCTCGCGGTCCCGCTCCGCCACTTCATCGATGTCGATCATGAAAATCTGTTCCAGCGCTTTGTCGAGCGGCAGATTTTCCTTGGGGTCGCGCGGCAGGGCCAGCATCGAGGCACGATGCTCGGCGATGATCGCCATAAACAGCTCGGTCTTGCTCGAAAACAAGCGGTAGAGGGTCTGCTTGGAAATCCTGCACCGCGCCGCGACGAGATCCATGGTCGTGCCGCCGTAGCCAAGCTCATGAAACGTCGCGCGGGCTTCCGCGACGATCTCCGCCCGCTTTGCGTCGTCACTCGCGGTCTTCGGACGGCCGCGCGGGCGGCGAGCGGCAGTTTGCTCTGCTTCCCTAGCTCTTGCCCCCGTCCGTGCTTCCATTCCCAACCTCAAAAAAAGCCAAATGACATTGACATTTATAGCGGTACAAATATTTTCTGTACTAATTGGTACTGTAAATAAGGCAATGGGAAATAGCAACGTGGAAAAGCGCGCCTCTTCTACCCCTGTATTCGTACGTCCGGCGGCATCCAAACGCCTCCCAGCCACACGCATCTCATTGGTTGCCGCAGGGATCGCCGCCACGTTGCTGCTGGCGGGCTGCAACGAGCAGAAGGCCGCGCAAAACAATGCACCGGCCGTCAAGACCGAAGTCAGCGCCATGACGCTGCACCCGCAATCGGTTGCGATCACCGCGGAGCTGCCCGGCCGCACCAGCGCCTACCTGATCGCCGAAGTGAGGCCGCAGGTCGGCGGCATCATCCGCAGCCGTAATTTCAAGGAAGGCAGCGAGGTCAAGGCGGGCGACGTGCTCTACGAAATCGACCCCGCCACCTATCAGGCCGCCTATGACAGCGCCGCCGCCGCTCTGCAGAAGGCAGAAGGCGCCATACCGAGCGCACAGGCCAAGATGGATCGTTACAAGGGATTGAGCGCCCAGAACGCTGTCAGCCAGCAGGACTACGACACTGCGCAGGCGACGCTTGTCCAGGCGCAGGCCGATGTCGCCTCCGCCAAGGCCGCGCTCGAGACCGCACGGATCAATCTCGACTACACCAAGCTGCGCGCACCGATCGGCGGCCGTGTCGATGCCTCGACGGTCACGGTCGGCGCGCTCGTCACCGCCGACCAGACGACGGCGCTGACCACCATCCGCCAACTCGACCCGATGAATGTCGACGTGACGCAGTCAAGCACCAACCTGCTTGAGTTCCGCCGCGCCATTGCGGAAGGCCGATTGAAGACGAGTGGTGACAACGTCTCCGTCCACCTGACGCTGGAAGACGGTTCCGACTACAAGCAGACCGGCAAACTCCAATTTTCGGAGGCCTCTGTCGCCGAGACCGTCGGAACGATCACCGTACGCGCTGTCTTCCCCAATCCGGAACGCGTGTTGCTGCCCGGCATGTATGTTCGCGCAAGCATCGAGGAAGCTGTCGCGGAAAACAGCTATCTCCTGCCGCAGCGCGCCGTCTTCCGCAACACCAAAGGCGAACCGACGGCGATGTTCGTGACCGCCGACAACAAGGTACAGCAGCGTGTGCTGAAGGTGCAACGCAGCGTCGGCAATAGCTGGCTGGTGAACGAAGGCATGCAGGATGGCGACCGTCTGGTCGTGGAAGGCAGCCAGCGCGTCCGGGACGGCCAGGAAGTCAATGTCGCCGCCGTCACGATCGATGACGCGACCGGCGAAGTAAAGCAGGTCGCCGGCGAGCCCGCTGAACAGGCCAAGCTGGAAAAGACCGAAACCCAGCCCGCCTCTGGCGCCCAGAAGTGAGGTAAGCGATGTCGCGTTTTTTCATCGACCGGCCGATCTTTGCCTGGGTCATCGCCATCGTCATCATGCTGGCCGGAGCGTTGTCGATCCTGACGCTGTCGATCTCGCAATATCCGCAGATCGCACCGACGACGGTGAGCATCAACGCGAACTATCCCGGCGCGGATGCCGCAACCGTCGAGAATTCGGTGACCAAGGTCATCGAGCAGGGCATGACCGGCATCGACAATCTCGACTACATGACATCGACGTCGACATCGACGGGCCAGGCCTCCATCTCGCTGACCTTCACCAACAAGGCCGATTCCGACGTCGCGCAGATGCAGGTGCAGAACAAGCTGCAGCTCGTCACCGCGCAATTGCCGCAAACGGTGCAGTCGACGGGTATCACCGTTTCCAAGTCGACATCGAACTTCCTGATGGTCGTGGGCTTCGTGTCGAAGGACGGCAAGCTGAATTCCAACGACCTTGCCGACTATGTTTCCAGCACGCTGAATGACACGCTGAAGCGCATCGAAGGCGTCGGCAACACTCAGATCTTCGGCGCCGGCTATGCCATGCGCATTTGGGTCGATCCGGATAAGCTGGCCAAATACCAGTTGATGGTCAGCGACGTCACCAACGCGATCCAGTCGCAGAATTCGCAGGTCTCGGCCGGCCAGCTCGGCGCGCTGCCGCAGCGAAAGGGCCAGCAGCTCAATGCAACGGTCACGGCCAAGAGCCGCCTGCAGACGCCCGAGCAGTTCAACAACATCATCCTGAAGAGCCAGTCCGATGGCTCGCTGGTCCGCCTCAACGATGTCGCGACGGTCGAGCTTGGAGCGGAAAGCTACACCACGTCGAGCACCTATAACGGCCATCCTTCGGCCGGTCTCGCCGTCATGCTCGCTTCCGGCGCCAATGCCATCAATACCGCGGAAGCGGTGAGATCGACCATCAGCAGCTTGAGCCAGACTCTCCCGCCGAATGTCGAAATCGTCTATCCCTACGACACGACGCCCTTCGTCAAGCTATCGATCGAAGACGTGGTCAAGACGCTGTTCGAAGCTATCGTACTCGTCTTCATCGTCATGTTCGTCTTCTTGCAGAACATCCGCGCTACCTTGATCCCGACGCTCGCCGTTCCCGTCGTGCTGCTCGGCACCTTCGGCGTGCTGTCGCTGTTTGGCTATTCGATCAACACATTGACAATGTTCGGCATGGTGCTGGCGATCGGCCTCTTGGTCGACGACGCCATCGTTGTCGTCGAAAACGTCGAGCGCGTGATGGAGGAGGAAGGTCTTTCGCCGCGCGAGGCGACGATCAAGTCGATGCAGGAAATTACCGGTGCTTTGATCGGCATCGCGACGGTTCTCTCTGCCGTGTTCATCCCGATGGCCTTCTTCTCGGGCTCAGTCGGCGTCATCTACCGGCAGTTCTCGGTGACGATCGTCTCGGCGATGATCCTGTCGGTCATCGTCGCGCTGATCCTCACGCCGGCACTCTGCGCCACCATTCTGAAGAGGCCCGAGCACGGTTCCAAGCAGCGTGGCGCCTTCGGATGGTTCAACCGCAATTTCGAGCGCGCAACGCTTCGCTACCAAAGCGGCATTCACGGCATGATCCGCCTGACGGCGGTCTTCCTGCTGGTGTTCGTGTTGATCGGCGGCGCCGTCGGCTATCTGTTCAACCGCCTGCCGAGCTCGTTCCTGCCAGATGAGGATCAGGGCATCCTCCTGACCGCCATCCAGCTTCCGCCGGGTGCCACGAATTCCCGCACCTGGACCGTACTTAACACGGTGAAGGACTATTATCTCAACAATGAGAAAGACTATGTCGAAGGCGCTTTCGCCGTCGCCGGTTTCGGCTTCAGCGGTCAGGGCCAGAATGTCGGCATCGTTTTCGTCCGATTGAAGGACTTTGCCGAGCGGAAGACGCCACAATCGAAAGCACAGGCGATTGCCGGCCGCGCCATGGGCGCCTTTTCGAAAATCAAGGATGGCAGCGTCTTTGCGCTCGCGCCGCCGGCCATTCCCGGCTTCGGCAGCTCCAGCGGTTTCGATTTCTTCATCAAGGACATCAACGGCGCAGGCCATGCTAGCCTGATCGCCGCCCGCAACCAGTTGCTGGGCGCAGCAGCGCAGAATAAGAAGCTCTTCGGCACGCGTCCCAACGGCCAGGAAGACACGCCGCAATATTCGCTGAACATTGATCAGGAAAAGGCGAGCGCGCTGAACATCGCACTCTCCGACATTGACACGACGCTCTCGACCGCCTGGGGCGGTACCTATGTCAACGACTTCATCGATCGTGGCCGCGTCAAGAAGGTCTATGTTCAGGCGGATAAGAATTTCCGCATGCAGCCGGAGGACTTCGGCCGCTGGTATGTGCGCAATTCCGATGGTGCCATGGTGCCCTTCTCCGCCTTCTCGAAGGGCGAATGGACCTATGGCTCGCCGCGTCTCGAACGCTACAACGGCTCGTCCGCCGTCGAAATCCAGGGTTCCGCCGCTCCCGGCGTCTCCTCCGGCGACGCCATGAACCAGATCGACCAGATCATGGCAAGCTTGCCGCCGGGCTTCAGCCATGAATGGACGAGCCTCTCGGCCCAGGAAAAGCTTTCCGGCAATCAGGCGACCCAGCTCTATGCCATCTCCATCCTGGTCGTCTTCCTGGCGCTGGCCGCCCTCTACGAAAGCTGGTCGATCCCGCTTGCCGTCATGCTGTCGGTGCCGATCGGCATTTTCGGTGCCCTTCTCGCCGCCACCATTTTCGGCCAGTCGAACGACGTCTATTTCAAGGTCGGCCTGCTGACGACCATAGGATTGGCGGCCAAGAACGCCATTCTGATCGTCGAATTCGCGATCGAGCAGCAGGCGAACGGCAAGGATCTGATCCCGGCGACGCTGGAAGCGGCCCGTCAGCGCCTTCGACCGATCCTGATGACCTCGCTCGCCTTCATCCTCGGCGTGATGCCGCTGGCGATCGCCAACGGCGCAGGCTCCGGCAGCCAGAACTCGATCGGCATCGGCGTCATGGGCGGCATGATCTCGGCGACCGTACTCGGCATCTTCTTCATCCCCTTGCTCTTCGTCTCCGTGCGTCGCATCTTCAAGGGCGGGAAGCGGCCGACAAGCACCACTACATCCGAGCCAACCCCGGACACGGCGCACTAGAGCGGTTCAGCGTTTCACGGAATCGCTTTCCCGCTCTACACCTTTGTTTTTACGCATCCCGGACGGAAAACCGCTTCGCACTTTTCCTGGAATTGCTTTAAGAAGCGTCACTTGCATGGCTTTTAAGGGAGGAGAATGCTGTGATCAGGGCTTTGATGATCGAGGCGGAAAACGTGACGCGCTTCCACGAGGTCCCGGAAGGACCGTTGGGCGCCGGCCAGGTCCGCGTCGGTGTCCGGCACATCGGGCTCTGCGGCAGCGACCTCAACACCTTCAAGGGCCTCAACCCCCTGGTGAAGCTGCCGCGCATTCCCGGCCATGAAATCGGCGGCGAGATCCTTGCCGTCGGCCCCGGTGTTGATCCCGCCTATGCGCCCGGCCGCCGTGTCATCGTCATGCCGTACACGAATTGCGGCGAGTGCACCTCCTGCCGCAAGGGCCGGCTCAATGCCTGCCGCTACAACAAGACGCTCGGCGTGCAGCAGGATGGCGGTCTGGCCGAGGAGATCGTGCTGCCGGCTGAAAAGCTGATCCTCAACGATACACTGCCGCCGCGCCATCTGGCTTTGGTCGAGCCGCTATCCGTTGGTTTTCATGCGGTTGAACGCGGACGGGTGGCGAAAGGCGATCGCGTCGTTGTGCTTGGCTGCGGCATGATCGGCATGGGCGTCTTGATCGCCGCCGTCGCTCGCGGCGCCGAGGTCATCGCCGTCGATCTCAGCGAGGAAAAACGCGCGCTTGCCCGGCAATTCGGTGCCGTCGAGGCGATCGATGCGGGCAGCGAGGATGTCGTCGCCAGGGTCAGCGAATTGACGGGTGACGATGGCGTGGATGTCGCTTTCGAGGCGGTCGGCCTGGCCGCGACCTTCACCCAAGCCATCGATCTCGCCTGCTTCGGCGGCCGTGTCGTCTATGTCGGCTATTCCAAGGCGCCGGTCACCTACCAGACACAGTTCTTCAACCTGAAGGAACTCGACATCATGGGCTCCCGCAACGCCCTGATGCGCGATTTTCAAAACGTCATCAGCCATCTCGAGGAGATCGGCGACAAGGCCGATGCGCTGATCTCGAAGGTCTTCCCTTTTGAAGAAGCGGAAAAAGCGCTGCCCTATTGGGATAGCCACCGCAATGCGCTCAAGATTGTGATTGAGCGCGGCGCTTAGCGCTGCGGCGAATGGCGTCTCCGATTCGCCCACGGAATGATGAGGGCCAAATTCCCAATTTAAAAATCTGCCATCGATGATTAATGTGCAATCATTGATGATAGGAGAGGCCCCTTTAGCCAGCATGACGATCCGCAATATCGATGATCATCTGAAGGCACGACTGCGCGCGCGGCAGCATATGGACGATCGATGGAAGATGAGGCACGCGATATCCTGCGAGCTGCATTGTCGACTGAGGAAACACGGCAGCCAAATTTAGCGGAGCCAATTCGCCGTCGGATGGCTGCAACCGGCGGCCTCGTATTGGAGATCGCGCCACGCGAACCGATCCGACCGGTCGAACTTGACCCATGATCATCCTCGATTCAGCGATCACAGGATCGCGAGGAGCAATGCTGGCCACACGCAACGTGCCGGATTTTCTGAACACCGGAATTGCGATGGTCAACCATGGGACCATCGCGGCTGAACCCCGACACCCAATCATGCCGACGTCGAGGACATAGGCGTCTCTGCCGGTTGCTTCGTCGACCACCGACTGTGCAGCTTTGCCAGCATCAGGTAGATGATTGGCGTCGTGTAGAGTGTCAGCACCTGCGAGACAATCAGGCCGCCGACGATGGTGATGCCGAGGGGGCGGCGAAGCTCGGCGCCGGGGCCGGTGGCGATGATCAGCGGGATGGCGCCCATCAAGGCGGCGAGCGTGGTCATCAGGATCGGCCGGAAGCGTTTCAGGCAAGCCTCGTAGATCGCCTCCTCCGACGGCAGGCCGAGCTTGCGTTCGCCCTGCAGCGCGAAATCCACCATCATGATGCCGTTCTTCTTGACGATGCCGATCAGAAGGATGATGCCGATGAAGGCGATGATTGTCAGTTCCGTGCCGCTGATGACCAGCGCCAGCAGCGCCCCGAGACCGGCTGATGGTAGCGTCGAGATGATCGTCAACGGGTGCGCCAGGCTCTCGTAGAGGATCCCGAGGACGATATAGACCGTCAGCAGCGCCGCCAGGAGCAACAGCGGCTGGCTGCTCGAAGATTGTGTGATGCTGGCCGCATCGCCGGCAAAATCCGCATGCAGCGTATCCGGCAGATGCATTTGCAGCACCGCCTGTTGAATGGCATCGTTTGCTGCCTCCAGCGTGGTATTGAGCGCCAGATTGTAGGAGATGGTGACGGAAGGATATTGCCCCTGATGATTGACCACCAGCGGCGCTAGAGTCCGTTCGACCGAGGCCACCGCACTGAGCGGGATCTGGATGCCGCCAGACGCCGGCACGTAAAGCTTGGAAATATCATTGGGATCGCGGGCATAGCTGGGATCGGCCTCCAGCACCACGCGATATTGATTGCGCTGGGTATAGATGGTCGACACCTGCCGCTGCGCGAAGGCGTTGTTGAGCGCCGCGTCGATCGACTGGATGCTGACGCCGAGCCGCGAGGCTTCATCACGATTGATATTGACCGTCGCCTGCAAGCCGTTCGGCTGCCGGTCGGTGGCGACATCGGTCAGCCCCGGCAGCGTCTGCAGGCGTGCCAGCACTTTCGGCGCCCAATCCACCAGCTCGTCGTAATTCGCGCCCCAGAGCGTGAACTGATATTGCGACTGCGATTGGCGCCCGCCGGCGCGAATATCGCCCGGCGAAAACAGGAAGGTGCTGAGACCGGGAATGGCCATCAGTTGCTTGCGCAGCCGGTCTATCACCTCGGAGGTCGAGACGCGTTCCGATTCGGGCTTCAGAGAAATGAACAATTGCCCGCGATTGATCGAACTGGAAAACCCGCCGCCGCCCACGGACGAGCCGACACCGGAGACGGCCGGATCCCTGGCGACCATATCGGCCGCCTGCTGCTGCAGCTTGACCATGGCGGGATAGGAGATGTCGGTCGCCGCCTGCGTGCCGCCCTGAATGAAGCCGGTATCATCCTGCGGAATGAAGCCCTTCGGCACCTTGATATAAAGATAGGCTGATATGACGACGCAAGCGAGGATGACGAGGACGGAGAGCACGCGATGATGCAGCACCGCCTTCAGCGTCCGACCGTAGAAATTGGTGATTGCGCCGAGCGTTCCTTCGACGATCCGGCCGAACAGGCCCGGCCGGGCCTCCATGTCGCGCGCCCGCAGCCGGTGGCCGCAGATCATCGGCGTCAGCGTCAGGGACACCAGGGTCGAGACGACGATGGTGAAACCGAGCGTCAGCGAGAAAGTCTGGAAGAAGCGGCCGACAATGCCGCCCATGAAGAACAGGGGAATAAAGGCGGCAAGCAGTGAAAGGCTGATCGAAACGACCGTGAAGCCGATCTGTTTCGCGCCCTCAAGTGCGGCCCGCATCGGCTTCACGCCGGTTTCGAGATTGGCATAGATGTTCTCGATCATCACGATGGCGTCGTCGACGACGAAACCGACGGAAACGGCAAGCGCCATCAGCGACAGATTGTCGATCGACAGTCCGAAGAGCCACATGGCGGCAAAGGTGCCGCAGAGCGACAATGGCACGGTGACCCCGGCTGCGAAAGTCGTCGTGGCGCGCCGCAGGAAGACGAAGACCACGGCCATGACCAGGCAGATGGTAGCAAGCAGCGTCCATTGCATATCGGTGACGCTGGTATGGATCGTCGTGGTGCGGTCGGAAAGAACCGAGATGTGGACACCGGACGGAATGAGGCTCTGCAATTCGGGGATCAGCGCCTTGACGCCATCCACCGTGGCAATGACGTTGGCGTTCGCTTCCTTGGTGATGTTGAGCAGCACGGCCGGTTTGCCGTCATACCAGGCATCCGAGCGGCTATTGCGCACGCCGGGCTCGACGGTGGCGATATCGGAGAGACGAACGGCCGTGCCGTCGCCGCTCTGCACGATGATCCGGCCATAATCTTCCGGCGTCCGGAGCTGGCCATTCATGGAAATGGAGAAGGCGGCATTGCTGCCGTCGATCGAGCCGATGGGGCCGAGCACATTGGCGTTGACGATTGCCGTGCGAACGCTGTCTAGCGACAGACCCATGGCGGAGAGCCTGTCGGGATCGAGCCTGACGCGCACGGCCGGCTGGTCGGCGCCGCTGACCGTGACGCCGCCGACGCCGTCCACCTGCGAGATGCGCTGTACCACCACGGTATCGGCCGCGTCATAGATGGCGCTTGGCGACACATTGTCCGATGTCAGCGCCAGGATCAGCACGGGCGCCGCCGCCGGGTTGATCTTGCGGAAGGAAGGCAAGGTCGGCAGATCGCCGGGCAGGTCGGTCGCCGCCGCGTTCAGCGCTGCCTGCACGTCCTGCGCCGCGCCGTCGACGCTGCGCGACAGATCGAATTGCGCGACGATGCTGCTCGATCCAAGCGAACTGACCGAAGTCAACTGCGTGATGCCGGCAATCGTGCCGAGATGTCGCTCCAGCGGCGCCGCGACGCTTGCCGCCATGCTGGCGGGGTCGGCGCCGGGGCGGCTGGCGGAGACGACGATCGTCGGCAGATCAACAGTCGGCAGGCTCGCCACCGGCAGAAAACGATAGGAAACGATGCCGAGGATCATCAGCCCGATCGCCAGAAGCGTCGTTCCGACAGGACGTTTGATGAAAGGCTCGGAGAGGCTCATGTCCCGCCACCCGCGACTTCGTCCAGTTCCGGAGCCGGCGTGCCCGTCGGACGCCCGACGATCCGGGCACGCAGGCTTTCGAAAGCAAGATAGATCACCGGCGTCGTATAGAGCGTCAGAAGCTGCGACAGCACCAGGCCGCCGATGATGGTGATGCCGAGCGGGATGCGCAGCTCCGCTCCGGTACCTTGCGCCAACGCCAATGGCAGTGCGCCGAAGAGCGCCGCAAGCGTCGTCATCATGATCGGGCGGAAACGCAGGATCGAGGCTTTCAGGATCGCCTCGCGCGGCGCCAACCCCTCCTTGCGTTCGGCCTCCAGCGCGAAGTCGATCATCATGATCGCGTTCTTCTTCACGATACCCATCAGCAGCACGATGCCGATCAGTGCGATGATCGACAGGTCCTGTCCGAACAGCATCAATGCCAGCAGCGCACCGACGCCCGCCGACGGCAAAGTCGACAGGATCGTCACGGGATGCACGGCGCTCTCGTAAAGCAGGCCAAGGACAATATAGATCGTCACGACAGCCGCCAGGATCAGCCAGGGCTCGCCCGCAAGCGACGAGGCAAATTCCTCTGCATCGCCGGAATAATTGCGCTGGATCGAACTTGGCATGCCGATATCGCGCTCCGCCGCCTGAATCTCGGTGACGGCCTCGCTGAGCGACGCGCCCTTGGCGAGATCGAAACTGAGCGTCACGGCCGGAAACTGTTCGTCATGGCTGATGACCAACGGTGCCGTCATGAACGACGCCGTCGTAAAGGCGTTGAGCGGCACCTGTGTATCGCTGGCGCCGGCGACGTAGAGCTTGTCGAGAGATTTCGGATCGGACTGATATTGCGGTGCAGCCTCGAGGATGACGCGATACTGATTGACTTGCCCGTAGATCGTGGCGATCTGGCGCTGGCCGAAAGCGTCGTTCAGCGTGTCGCTGACGGCCTGCATCGAGACGCCGAGTCGCGAAGCGGTTTCGCGGTCGACATTGACGAAGATGCGGCCGCCGCCCATCTCGACTTCCGAGGCGACGTCGATCAGCTTCGGGCTCTGCTGCAGCCGCTGCGCCAGTTTTTCCGCCCACTCCACCACCGTCGCCGTATCCGTGCCTGTCAGCGTATATTGATAGGGCGCACGGCTGACGCGCGTGCTGATCGAGATGCCTCGCACGCTCTGGAACGTAACGTGGATGCCGGGCAGATCGGCCACTTCACCACGCATGCGGTCGATGATATCGGCCGCCGACGCCGCGCGCTGGCTCCTGGGCTTCAGTACCAGGCTGAGATTGCCGGTGTTGGGCGTCAGGTTGGTGGCGCTGGTGCCGACAACCGAGACGATACCGGTTACGTCAGGGTCTTTGCGTAACCGCTCGGCCACGATCTCCTGCGTCTGCTTCATCGCTTCGAAGGAGATGGTCGGCTCGGTTTCGACGACGGCGGTGATCAGGCCGGTATCCTGCGGCGGCAGGAAGCCTTTCGGAATGACGATGTAAAGGGCGATCGTAGCGGCAAGCGTTGCCACCGTGACCAGCAGCATGAATCCGCTGCGGTCCACCGCCCAGACGAGGCTGCGACGGTAGCCTTCGACCAGCCGTCCCATGCCGCGATCGGTGCCCGCCAGCAAACCGCCGCGATGCTCCTTCGGCTTGCGCAGGATGCGGGAGCACA comes from the Rhizobium sp. NXC24 genome and includes:
- a CDS encoding efflux RND transporter permease subunit, whose amino-acid sequence is MNVSSLFISRPVATSLLGVAVLLGGILGFLFLPVAPLPQVDFPTIQVTTQLPGADPDTMAALVTAPLERPLGQIPSLASMTSSSAFGISQITLQFDLGRDIDGAAQDVQAAINAAGSTLPRTLPYPPTYSKVNPADTPIVTLALRSNSYSIRELSDFADTMMAQRLSEVSGVGDVNIQGGVKPAIRIQADLPRLASYGLALEDLRTAITNASVAGAKGALDGTQQSFTLAANDQIVDPDIYKSVIVAYRNNAPVQLKDVATVVEGLENNRVGAWYQGQPAVILDIMRQPGANVIQTVEGVQKQIPRLKQALPAGISLDIVNDRTETIRASIHDVQWTLVVSIGLVILVVLLFLRTVTATFIAGVALPLSLIATFGVMWFAGFSLDNLSLMALTIGTGFVVDDAIVMIENIARHIEEGESPMQAALKGAGEIGFTIISLTFSLIAVFIPLLFMTGIVGRMFREFALTLTIAVVVSAVISLTLTPMMCSRILRKPKEHRGGLLAGTDRGMGRLVEGYRRSLVWAVDRSGFMLLVTVATLAATIALYIVIPKGFLPPQDTGLITAVVETEPTISFEAMKQTQEIVAERLRKDPDVTGIVSVVGTSATNLTPNTGNLSLVLKPRSQRAASAADIIDRMRGEVADLPGIHVTFQSVRGISISTRVSRAPYQYTLTGTDTATVVEWAEKLAQRLQQSPKLIDVASEVEMGGGRIFVNVDRETASRLGVSMQAVSDTLNDAFGQRQIATIYGQVNQYRVILEAAPQYQSDPKSLDKLYVAGASDTQVPLNAFTTASFMTAPLVISHDEQFPAVTLSFDLAKGASLSEAVTEIQAAERDIGMPSSIQRNYSGDAEEFASSLAGEPWLILAAVVTIYIVLGLLYESAVHPVTILSTLPSAGVGALLALMLFGQDLSIIALIGIVLLMGIVKKNAIMMIDFALEAERKEGLAPREAILKASILRFRPIMMTTLAALFGALPLALAQGTGAELRIPLGITIIGGLVLSQLLTLYTTPVIYLAFESLRARIVGRPTGTPAPELDEVAGGGT